ttatgtgtgggcaggtagtgggagattaggttggaggggacaggttgtggatggatttgtatgttaatgttagtagcttgcaATAAATTCGCTGggttatgggtagccagtggagggactggcagaggggagcagctgatgaagatcggggggggggggggaggtgaattaagcaagcagcgcagtttagggtggactggaggggggggagggtgtttgctgggagtccatggagaagggttttgcagtaatctaggtgggagattatgagggcctggacgagcatcttggtagtttcaggggtgaggaaggaacaaattcgatggatgttcttgatttggaggcggcaggaagtgttgagggtttgaatgtgtgacttgaaggataggtcggggtccagtgttaccccaagacatcgggcctgtgggacaggggtaagtgtggttccattgactttgatagatgggtcgcgtGTTGGGGCCAAACGGGGTGgaacaaagatgatgaactctgttttcttcaTATCGATGCAATATTTTACtacatatatttgcaaaaatgtttaacttttaattatctacaaatctaaatatgattcatgggaatacccctttaagctttatatCTTTCCTTTTAGTACAGAAAGACTTCCTTCCACAGCTTCTTTCTCCTTTTCAATGGCtgctaaaaaagaaaaatgaatgaaCAATTTGTCAGCTGATATCTATAACAGTCTGATAGATTAAAGCCCATGCATGACATTAGAAatgtaacagattttttttaatgtccaattttagaacaatggaagtcaatgggtacATACAAATGTccgtttttttggattttttttcaattGACAGTGAATAACGAATGTGtcttatttttcagtttttctggCTAATGTATCATTTCACTGATGTTAAAAATAGATGAGAgggttggataaaaaaaaatctatgaaattCCTCCAATTTTAAAATGAGTGTTAAAAACAAATTCAAAGAGGACGTCAAAAATAGACAAATGGCTAGAAAATGGATGTTATAAGCAGTATATGACAGTTTCATGTGTTCTtgtatcatatacagtcctatgaaaaagtttgggcacccctattaatcttaatcatttttagttctaaatattttggtatttgcaacagccatttcagtttgatatatctaataactgatggacacagtaatatttcaggattgaaatgaggtttattgtactaacagaaaatgtgcaatatgctttaaaccaaaatttgactggtgcaaaagtatgggcacctcaacagaaaagtgacattaatatttagtagatcctccttttgcaaagataacagcctctagtcgcttcctgtagattttaatcagttcctggatcctggataaaggtattttggacaaacaattcaagttcagttaagttagatggtcgccgagcatggacagcccgcttcaaatcatcccacagatgttcaatgatattcaggtctggggactgggatggccattccagaacattgtaattgttcctctgcatgaatgcctgaggatttggagcggtgttttggatcattgtcttgctgaaatatccatccctggcgtaacttcaacttcgtcactgattcttgaacattattctcaagaatctgctgatactgagtggaatccatgcggccctcaactttaacaagattcccgatgccggcattggccacacagccccaaagcatgatggaacctccaccaaattttacagtgggtagcatgtgtttttcttggaatgctgtttctttttggacgccatgcataacgccttttttttataaccaaacaactcaatttttgtttccaaaatgaagctgccttgtccaaatgtgctttttcatacctcaggcaactctatttgtggcgtacgtgcagaaacggcttctttctcatcactctcccatacagcttctatttgtgcaaagtgcgctgtatagttgaccgatgcacagtgacaccatctgcagcaagatgatgctgcagctctttggaggtggtctgtggattgtccttgactgttctcaccattcttcttctctgcctttctgatatttttcttggcctgccacttctgggcttaacaagaactgtccctgtggtcttccatttcctttctatgttcctcacagtggaaactgacaggttaaatctctgagacaacgttttgtatccttcccctgaacaactatgttgaacaatctttgttttcagatcatttgagagttgttttgagtagcccatgatgccactcttcagaggagattcaaataggagaacaacttgcaattatcttattttatattattactattattattattactattattatttatattactatcttatattattaccttaaataccttttcttatgattggatacatctggctatgaaggtcaaagctcactgaggttacaaaaccaattttgtgcttcagtaagtcagtaaaaagtagttaggggaattcaaatcaataaaatgataagggtgcccatactttcgcaccggtcaaattttggtttaatgcatattgcacattttctgttagtacaataaacctcatttcaatcctgaaatattactgtgtccatcaattattagatatatcaaactgaaatggctgttgcaaacaccaaaatgtttagaacaaaaaatgattaagattaataggggtgcccaaactttttcataggactgtacatgaagCCTGTGTCCAATATTGTCAATGGCTTCCTGAAGATATCCCTGGGTGTTTATACCTTATCCTGGGATCGATCAGACTCTGGATAATATTACCCAATATTAGGAGAGTGAAATCCAATTTGCCAGAAATGTTTTGGAAATTTGGGATAATCCCGGGAAATCCAGTATGACTGTGATGATGTCCTGCATTCGCTTCCTCCAATGAGTGATAAAAGGTTGAATTTCAGAAATATACACCGGCTGCACTTTTTAAATCATCCTAAACAGACATAAGAAGCTTTATTAACTTAGGTTGTGCTGCAAAATTTGGCAAGCTATGCCTTTCTTTTGAGAAAAATATTGCAGATAATATATGTCACTTATGTAGGATTAGATATCTTAATATTGAATTTGGCAGCGGTCTGTTAAGTGAAGTCACATACGGTAAATCTAAAACCTGCATTTGGACAAAACGATGGATGTTCTTTCTTGTCATTATTTCTACACTAGGCTTTGAACCTTGAATCTTTGAACTGGgaattactatatactgtatgttactatTGATAGGGTTTAAGATAGAAACCTTAGGTGTATGCTTCATATCCGCAGGTCCCACCTCAAGAACCTCATGACCTCCATTTTTGCATCAGTGAGTGAGGCTGAAGCACTGGGGTCAGGAAGACCAAGAAGCTCCATGGATATACAATATCAGCTATGGCCACGGCCATGTTGGCAAGTACAAGAAACATTCCGGAGGTCGAAGTAAAGCGAGTGGTATGTATTACCGCAAAATGCACTCTAGAACCTCATGACCTCCATTTTTGCATCAGTGAGTGAGGCTGAAGCGGTGAGGCCAGGAAGTCCAAGAAGCTCCATGGATATACAGTATCAGGTATGGCCACGGCCATTTTGGCAAGTACAGGAAACATCCCGGAGGTCGAGGTAATGCCAGTGGTATGTATCACCCCAAAATGCACTCTAGAACCTCATGACCTCAATTTTGCACATGATGGCTACACATGCACCAGTGAGTGGTTCGGAAGCACTGGGACCAGGAAGACCAAGAAGCTCCATTGATATACAGTATCAGCTATGGCCACGGCCATGTTGGCAAGTACAGGAAACATCCTGGAGGTCGTGGTAATGCCAGTAGTATGTATCACCGCAGGATCAACTTTGATAGATGCCACCCTGGTTACTTTGGTAAAGTTTGTATGAGATATCACCACTTGAAGAGGGACCAGCACTTCTGTCCTGCAATCAACCTGAACAAACTATGGATTTTGGCTAGTGAACAGATCAGGCAGAACCATGCCAAGAACCCTAATAGCCCAGCACCAGTCATTGATGTTGTGCAAGGTTCTTGGGAAGGCAAACTTCATAAAGCGGTCATAAAGGAAAAGTTCTTCAGTCCCCAAGAAAGGGAGAACATTAAAGGAGTCCATGGAATCTGTCTGCtggcagcataaactgggaatgAAGGGGAAAAGGGAAAATGATTGATGGAAgtgttttttaataaaataaactaaACACAAGAACAAGGGGGCACAATCCGAAATAAAAATAgatgtaatataagggcagactagttGGACCAGGGGGTCTTTTTCACACAacaattttctatttttctttttttttttctatattcacTTGCATagaaggtagagatgagcgagtagtattcgatcgagtaggtattcgttcgaatactacggtattcaaaatactcgtactcgatcgagtaccactcgctgttcaaatgtaaaagtttgatgcagaaccagcattgattggccgaatgctatacatatatacagggccggctccaggtttttatgggcccttgggcgacagagcctcagtgggcccccttgtaaaggaggcaggggagtcgagacactgcgtcgcagatgaagcgagtgacgtcatgcaggagtgtggcgtcaccaacgccatacctcccaatttttaaagagtagaaagaggggccgcggcaaatttggctccaccaacttttgttgattccacccattctcattcatttatcatgtgctcccacacagtacaatcctcctacagtcacccgtaaactacatgc
This sequence is a window from Leptodactylus fuscus isolate aLepFus1 chromosome 2, aLepFus1.hap2, whole genome shotgun sequence. Protein-coding genes within it:
- the LOC142194012 gene encoding large ribosomal subunit protein uL15-like, encoding MYHRRINFDRCHPGYFGKVCMRYHHLKRDQHFCPAINLNKLWILASEQIRQNHAKNPNSPAPVIDVVQGSWEGKLHKAVIKEKFFSPQERENIKGVHGICLLAA